DNA sequence from the Candidatus Sulfuricurvum sp. RIFRC-1 genome:
TATCCCGGTAGTTGCGGATACCTCGCTGGAAGCTCTCCAGAGCGTTGTTTCAGGCGAAGCATATGCCTGTATCGAAGGACTTGGGGTTGTGAGCCATTTGATAGAGAGGCATAATCTAAAACGTCTCAAGGTTGTCGGTGAAACGCCGTATCGGTATGAACTTGCATTTGCATTTCGTAACGATTGGGGGATGCTGGCTTCCATCTCAGATAAAGTTCTCGCTTCCATTACCCCCTCAGAATACGAAGAGATTCACGGACCTTGGCTTGTGATGGAACGTAATTATCCAATCAATTATCGTCTGGTTTGGGGTGTGGTTGGCTTTATGGGGATATTATTTATTTTAATCGCCTATAAAAATCGCCGCCTTGATGTATTGGTACGTCAACGTACCGATGAACTTGAAACGTTTAATCAACGGCTTCAAGAAGAGATTGAAAAAGCGGTTGATAAAAATCGGAAACAGGAAAAATTGTTGATGCAGCAAGCCAAAATGGCGGAAATCGGTTCCATGCTCGAGTCGATTGCACATCAGTGGCGGCAACCGTTGAATATTTTGGGGCTTTCGATGACCCGTTTAAATTTGAGTTGTGCGATAGGGGGGAACAGTGAATCGACTAAAGTCATTGAGATTGCCGAAGCACAAATCGAATACATGTCTCAGACCATCGATGATTTCCGTAATTTTTTCAAACAAGACAAAAGCCAAATTTGGGTAAATATTGATATGTTGGCCAATGATGTTGAAGCCCTTTTGGGACCTTTGTTGATGCGTAAAAAAATCATCATTGAGCGAGATATCGATCCGATGATTGAAGTTTTGGTCTATCCGAATGAACTGAAACAAGTGGTCATTAATCTCGTCAATAATGCCCGTGAAGCGATTGAACAGCATCGCGGACGTGAGAGGGTTATTCGTATTCGCTGTCTTAATGATGAGCAATATTGTACGATCGCAATCGAAGATACCGGAGGAGGGATACCTCCGGAGATCATCGATAAAATTTTTGACCCCTATTTTACGACTAAATTTGAATCCCAAGGGACGGGAATCGGTTTGTATATGGCCAAAATGATTATTGAAAAGCACTTTTTAGGAAAGCTCAGTGTTTACAATACCTCAAAAGGGGCTTGTTTCGAAATCCGGCTTAATCGTGCGGTAAAAGAGGGTTAAAACAGATTACCTCAAAGCAGTGTCTTCCCTCAACATAGCGATAATGAAGGGCAAAGTTATGGGCATCGAGAATCGATTTTACAAGGTAGAGCCCTAAGCCGAAACTTTGAGTATTTTCATGGTGATGAAAAAACGGTTCGCAGAGGGTTTGCAGTGTACACCCGCTCTCCCACGGTTCTCCTCTATTATAAAAGAGGATATTTTTCTCGTTTTGAACAATGGTAACTTTTCCATCCGAACTGTACTTAATCGCGTTATCGATTAGATTTTTAAAGACGGTTACCAACACCTCGCAATCGGCATAAATCGGTATTCCGCTCAATTGAAGATCGAGAATATCATCGCTTAAAAAAAGTAAGGTTTGTCCTTTTTCAATCAGGATTTTCGGATCACATTCTTGCAAATGAGGGGCGAGTGCTCCGGACGTGATCTGCTCTACTTTTACCAATTCCGCAATCAGATGCTCCATCCGTAAAAAAGCGCGTTCTAGAATAGACTTTTCTTCTTTGTTCTTGAGGAAAGGCAGCGCCAGCTTCCCAACGGTAATCGGCGTTTTCAGCTCATGCATGATGTTGCGTAAAAAGAGTCTGCGTGCTTCAAGGAGGGTTTGGTTTTTATCCATTGCGCTGTCGAGTGTACGAGAAACGAGAGAAATCTCGTCTTTTTTATCGCTTTTGATCGGGATATAAACCCCCTCTTTTCCATAATGAGTAATCGAATGAATCAGTGTTTTAAGGGGGAAAAGAGTTCGGATGATAAGCCAGTACAAAAGCAAAAGAGCCAGTGTCAGGGTGGCGAAAAGTGCTGCAGGCCAAAGGGACTGATGGGCCACATCGGTTTTGATGAGCAGCAGAGGCGGAGCTGCTTTCGTTAGATAAACATAGAGATGATTCTCATCTTTTAAAATCCGTATTCGCCCCTCTTTAAGTGAGTCTTTGATCGCTTCAGGATAATTCTCAGGGACAGCAGTGAGGGCATTATCCAGTGTTTTAATAAGATCAGGATGAGGTTCGGTAACACTGTATCCTTGTTCTTGCAAAAAAGAGCGCCGTTCAGGGAGATCCAGGACAATACTTTTGCGTAAAACAAGAAGGAGATTTCCCGCTTCCAGCTCAAGCTTTTTGGTATGCTCTTGGGTGAGTTTTTGGTTTAAAAAATAAAATCCTATACCCATGGCAATGAGTGTGATGATAAAAAACAGGGTAATACGCAAAAAGATACTATGTCGCATCATTTAACCTGAAAATCGGTATCCGCTTCCGCGAATGGAGTGGATAAAGCGGGGGTTTTTGGGATCTTTTTCAATTTTTTGACGTAAACGGCTGATGATAACATCGATAGTCCTCACCGAACTCTCCCATGAAATTGCTTCGGAATTGTTGGAAAGGAAATCACGACTGAGCGTTTGATTCGGATGGAGGATAAAAAGAGACAAAAGCTCATATTCGGCCCGCGTCAGAGCGAGAGATAAGCCATTAAAGAGAATGCTCTGCTCTTGTTCATTCAGGAGAAAGAGCTTGTTTTTTTTCTCCAGCGTGGGACGGTAACGGCGGAGAACACTTTTGATCCGAGCAATCAATTCACGAGGTTCATAAGGTTTTGGGAGATAATCGTCTGCCCCGTACTCTAAAGAGAGTACTTTATCATTGATGTCGCTTCGTGCACTTGAGATCAGTATCGGGATATCGGTTTTAAGACGGATTCTTTTACAGAGTTCCAGCCCATCCATCTGTGGTAGAGTCAAATCCAAGATGATAAGATCAAAATGCTCATTCTCAAGCAGCTCTAATCCTGCAGATGGTGTTGAGACGGCGTTGAGCGCTATTCCGTAGTTTTTGAGATAGTTAACCAACAGCGTTGTGATATCCGGGTCGTCTTCGACCATCAGGGCTTGAAGCATAGGAGTCCTCATTATGTATTCTGCTGAAAGTATGACGTAACGATGTTAACAAAAGGGAAAAGGGTAAAAAAGAGGATTAGAGGAAGTTGTTTGCTCTTAAGAGCAAAAAAGATTTTAGTCTACCATCCAGCTGGCACGTTTGGATTTACGTAATTTTTTGACCAACATTTTTTCTAACGGTGTCATTTTGTCCATTGGGTTCTCCTTTATTAAAGTTAAACGGAATCGTATCGGTATTTGATTACCGTACGATAACGTGTTTTGACGAAACAATGACATTATAAAGCCATTAAATTATAAAATATTCAAATAATTGATTAAAAAATAATCAACTTAAAGTATCCACTCACTAAAGATTCTTCAAGCGCATAACAGCCTCGAAAACGGATAATTCTCCCGTATCCATGTGGGTAGCTTTAGTGCGTAACATCAGTTAAAAAAGGATAAATGAATGGAAAAGGCACTTTTAGGGGGCGGATGCTTTTGGTGCATCGAAGCAGTTTATAATCGTGTGAATGGAGTGCAAAGTGCCATTAGCGGCTATGCGGGCGGAGCACGAAGAGATCCGAGTTACGAGCAGGTATGCAGCGGCGCAACCGGACATGCGGAAGTAGTAGAGATAACCTATGATCCCGCACTTATAACCTATGAAGAGATACTTGATATTTTTTGGGCCATTCACAATCCGACAACATTGAATAGCCAAGGGGCTGATCGCGGAACGCAATACCGTTCGGTAATTTACTATTATAATGACGTTCAAAAAGAAAAAGCGGTTGTATCGATTGCAAAAGCTCAAAAAGAATGGGAAGATCCGATCGTTACGGAACTCTCATCTGCGCCTGAGTTTTTCGCAGCAGAAGGGTATCATCAAAACTATTACACGGAACATCCGACGCAAGGGTATTGTTACGCAGTTATTGCGCCAAAGATTCAGAAATTTATGGTTAAATTTGGAGATAAGGTAAAATGGTGAAACAAGAGAACTCAGCGGTAGAGACAAAGGGGGCATTGCTCCCTTTGACCTAATATGCCGGTTATTTGCAAAGTTCTACTTCGATACGGCGATTTTCAGCACGTCCTACTTTTGTTTTATTGGAAGCTACAGGCATTTTTTCACCCATTCCTTCTGATGTCAAACGAGAAGCATCAATACCCTCTTTAATCAGCATCGATTTAACGGTCTCTGCACGTTTTTCGGAGAGTTTTTGATTGTATTGGTCTGATGCGGTGCTGTCAGTATGACCGACAATGTTTGCTTTATAGGCCGGGCTGTCTTTCAAGAAGCCAGCGAAGGTTGCAACTTTAGCCGTACCTTCAGCATCGACCTTGTTTGAATCGGTTGCAAAGTTGAGGTGCAATGTCGCTTTAAGCGGGCAGCCCTCTGTATCAACTTTGAATCCGGCCGGAGTATTCGGGCATTTGTCATATGGATCAAAGACACCGTCTTTATCACTGTCGATCGGAGCCGCAACGGCTGCCGGTTTTGGTGCAGGGACAACTACGGGTTTCGGTTCAGGTTTTGGCTCCGGTTTTGGTTCCGGAGCAACAACGGCTGCAACAACCGGAGCTACAACCGCAGCAATAACCGGAGCCGCTTTTTCTTTTTCATCAAAACTGAATGTCAAACCGGCAAGCGCCGCTACATTATGAACTTCACCGCTGCTTGAATCAATAGCACCGCTGCGGTTCATTTTGTACATGTAAAGCCCTTCGAGTTTGAGAGCAATATGTTTGGTAATATCGGCTTTCAACCCAAGACCAGCGTCTAGGAGCATTCCATCAAAATCATTTTCATGGGTATTGGTATACCACTCATACCCTAAACCCGCTTTTGCAAACGGAGTAACAACTGTACCGGTTTCCATTTCGTAAACACCGTTAAACATGGTTGTCAAAACCCCTGTTTTCTCTCCTGCACCTGGGACACGATTACGCCCGTAAAGAACAGATAGCTCAGGTTTAACGCTATCGTAAAGGTCGTTTGCTTGCATCTCCAAACCGTATACCATATGGTTTTCTACACCACCCATTGCACTAGGATTGGTTTCGTCTGAAGTACTGTTCCAGAGGTAACCGACAACTGGCGTAACTTCATAATTAAAGTCACTTGCCCCGAGTAAAGTTGCAGCAAGAATTGCTGAAAACGCTAATTTTTTCATCGTCAAAATCTCCTTAAGTCAGATTGGAATGTTCAAAGTATAACACACAAATGTGATTGGAATGTTGTCTAAATGTAGTTAAACGTTTTTTTTAATGGTTTCAAATTCAGACTGCATAGCGTTTAACATCGAAAAAATTTCATGGTTTAAGTGTGCTTGCGCCGTATCGATTTTTTCAAGATGGGAACGTTTAAGGAGTTCAAGTTTCTCAAGTGTTGATTGAAAAAGTGCGTGGTCATCCGTCAGTAAAACAATATCTTCTTTGGGAGCCCATTTTCGTTTAACGCTTCCATCGTGTTTAAACTCAAAAATGATATTTTGACTTTTTTCAGAACTGAGATATCGTGGGACACTGTAGGCTAAATAATGCTTTTTTGGGTCACCATGGTGACGTTGTATAACATAGTACATCTAAGAATGATAACATAAATCGAATTTTATCCCTCTTTGTGATAGAGTATTTGCAATATATAATTTAGGAGTACGGATGGAACATTTTTATCAATTAGCGATAATCGGTGCAGGACCTGCCGGTATAGCAACGGCGATTGAGAGTTATGTATTAGGGATGCGCGATATTGTACTTCTTGAAAAAGATGAAAACCATAATGCAACAATTCGGAAGTTTTACAAAGATAATAAGCGGGTCGACAAGGATTGGAAAGGGCAAAAAGTTGAGCTGGACGGAACTCTCTATTTTATGGACGGTACAAAAGAGTCTACGTTAGATTTTTTTGATCAGTTGTTGGATAATGAAGTGGTGGAACTCAAAACCCATACCGAAGTGCAAAAGATAATGAAAATAGAGGGTGGATTTGAAGTTTTTATCGCCGGAGGAAGTATCAAAGCCGCTTATGTGGTTGTAACAATCGGACGAATGGGTAAGCCGAATAAGCCCGATTATAAAATCCCCCTTTCGATTAAAAATCAGATTCATTTTACATTAGATGGATGTTCTCAGGGAGAAAAAGTGATGGTTGTCGGAGGCGGTGATTCGGCAATCGAGTATGCCGTAGAGTTGTGCGATCGAAATGAAGTGAGTATTTGCTATCGTCGAGGAACGTTTCGCAGAGCGAATCCGACGAATCAGACGGATATCGAAAAAGCGGTTGCAAACGGCTCGGTTCGGCCTTTGCTTAATACAGAAATTATCGAGCTTGAGAGCGAGAGCGGAAAAGTCAAAGTATTGTTTAGTGATGGGACATCGGAATTGTTTGACCGACTTGTGTATGCGATTGGCGGCACAACCCCAAGCGGTTTTTTGCAAAGCAGCGGTATTCGTGAAGAGGACGGGAAACCGGTCCATGATGAGAATTATCAGAGCAATGTGGAGGGGTTATTCGTCGCAGGTGACATTACCCAAGAATCAGGCGGTTCGATCGCTCTTGGACTGAATCATGGTTTCGCGATTGCAAATTACATTCAATCTTTGTAATACAATTCGTTATTCCCGCGAAGGGAGTACAGCGACCCTCGCTCCCAAGCTCCTGCTTGGGAGTGTATATTTTAGTTGTATTATTTATTTACTGTATGCATTCCCAACGAGGACGTTGGGAACGAGGGAGGTTACGCCTTTAGTATTGGTTCACTTTGATGACTTAGCTCTCCATCGGCGGTGAATAAAGTGAGCTTGATAGTGGTATGGAGATATTCAGAAGTGACGAGAGGATCGAAATTTTCATCCTGAAAGGCGGCAACTTTGGCATTATGGATGATCTCTTCGAGCAGTGAGCGCCCCAGATTTTCTGTGCGTGCAGAACCGCGAAGTTTATTATCTAAATAGAGGGTGATTTCACACTCCATAGCTTGAGAGAGTATGGGATATTCTTCGAGAAGTTTCGAACGCTCAATCGATGTTTCTGCTTGGAGCACCTCTTCGATAGAGGCTCTGGCAATGGTTAATAACAGCGATTGTGACATCTATTAACCCCTTTTTAACTCTCTTGATGGTGTTATTATAACTTACTTATCCTCAGGTGAAGAAGCAATATCAAATCCAAGATTTTGGAGCATCATCAGATCCGTATGGGCTTCACGTCCGGCGGTCGTGAGATAATTTCCGATCACGATGCTGTTGGCTCCCGCTTCGAAAATTTCATGCTGACGCTCTTTGAAGGTAACCTCTCGCCCTCCGGCGATCATAATTCGATCCGCACGATCTAAAATTTTCCGTGAAAGAGAAATAAGCGCTAAGCATTCATCAATGGTGAGCGGATTGGGGTTTAGCGGCAATGCCGGATTGTGGTGGTAAAAGTTGAGTGGTACGGAAATGGGATTAAGCTCTTTAAGCGAATGGAGCATACTGAGGCGATCTTCGTGTGTCTCTCCCATCCCGAAGATTCCTCCGGTGATGAGCTTTAAACCTGAACGGTTGACGTTTTCACAGGTCTCATAACGTTCATCCCACGGGTGGGTCGTACACACCTGCGGATAAAAGCTTCGGCTCGTTTCGAGGTTATGGTTGTAGGCACTTACCCCTGAGGCTTTGAGTTCATTAAGCTGCTCCAGCGATGCTGTCCCGTTGCAGGCGATAAGACGGAGACGGGGAACTTCACGTTTGAGTGTAGAAGCGACGTTACAGACAAATTCGAGGGTTTTGTCATCCAACCCTTTTTGGGCGGTAACGAGGCAAAATCCCAAAGCCCCCAAAGCTTCGAGACGGCGGGCTTCCTCCAAGATTTGATCCATAGGCTTTTGCTTGTACCGCTCGATATCCGCTTTGTATTTCACGCTTTGGGAACAGAATTTACAATCTTCGTTGCACGTACCGCTGTTAATATTGCAGATAGAACAGAGAAATATTTTTTTTGACATATTAAGATCTTTCAAAAGAGTAGTGGCGTTCATCAAATGTATCGTTTCCTACTGCGCGGGAATAGTGTGTCACATTAAAGGTCTCGTTGGTAATTTCAAGCATTGCACACGAAGAAAAAGGTTTGTCTCGTGCGCACGCTTCCCCCGGATT
Encoded proteins:
- a CDS encoding response regulator transcription factor codes for the protein MLQALMVEDDPDITTLLVNYLKNYGIALNAVSTPSAGLELLENEHFDLIILDLTLPQMDGLELCKRIRLKTDIPILISSARSDINDKVLSLEYGADDYLPKPYEPRELIARIKSVLRRYRPTLEKKNKLFLLNEQEQSILFNGLSLALTRAEYELLSLFILHPNQTLSRDFLSNNSEAISWESSVRTIDVIISRLRQKIEKDPKNPRFIHSIRGSGYRFSG
- a CDS encoding biotin synthase, with amino-acid sequence MSKKIFLCSICNINSGTCNEDCKFCSQSVKYKADIERYKQKPMDQILEEARRLEALGALGFCLVTAQKGLDDKTLEFVCNVASTLKREVPRLRLIACNGTASLEQLNELKASGVSAYNHNLETSRSFYPQVCTTHPWDERYETCENVNRSGLKLITGGIFGMGETHEDRLSMLHSLKELNPISVPLNFYHHNPALPLNPNPLTIDECLALISLSRKILDRADRIMIAGGREVTFKERQHEIFEAGANSIVIGNYLTTAGREAHTDLMMLQNLGFDIASSPEDK
- a CDS encoding NAD(P)-binding domain-containing protein, translated to MEHFYQLAIIGAGPAGIATAIESYVLGMRDIVLLEKDENHNATIRKFYKDNKRVDKDWKGQKVELDGTLYFMDGTKESTLDFFDQLLDNEVVELKTHTEVQKIMKIEGGFEVFIAGGSIKAAYVVVTIGRMGKPNKPDYKIPLSIKNQIHFTLDGCSQGEKVMVVGGGDSAIEYAVELCDRNEVSICYRRGTFRRANPTNQTDIEKAVANGSVRPLLNTEIIELESESGKVKVLFSDGTSELFDRLVYAIGGTTPSGFLQSSGIREEDGKPVHDENYQSNVEGLFVAGDITQESGGSIALGLNHGFAIANYIQSL
- a CDS encoding OmpA family protein; this encodes MKKLAFSAILAATLLGASDFNYEVTPVVGYLWNSTSDETNPSAMGGVENHMVYGLEMQANDLYDSVKPELSVLYGRNRVPGAGEKTGVLTTMFNGVYEMETGTVVTPFAKAGLGYEWYTNTHENDFDGMLLDAGLGLKADITKHIALKLEGLYMYKMNRSGAIDSSSGEVHNVAALAGLTFSFDEKEKAAPVIAAVVAPVVAAVVAPEPKPEPKPEPKPVVVPAPKPAAVAAPIDSDKDGVFDPYDKCPNTPAGFKVDTEGCPLKATLHLNFATDSNKVDAEGTAKVATFAGFLKDSPAYKANIVGHTDSTASDQYNQKLSEKRAETVKSMLIKEGIDASRLTSEGMGEKMPVASNKTKVGRAENRRIEVELCK
- a CDS encoding AMMECR1 domain-containing protein is translated as MSQSLLLTIARASIEEVLQAETSIERSKLLEEYPILSQAMECEITLYLDNKLRGSARTENLGRSLLEEIIHNAKVAAFQDENFDPLVTSEYLHTTIKLTLFTADGELSHQSEPILKA
- the msrA gene encoding peptide-methionine (S)-S-oxide reductase MsrA, encoding MEKALLGGGCFWCIEAVYNRVNGVQSAISGYAGGARRDPSYEQVCSGATGHAEVVEITYDPALITYEEILDIFWAIHNPTTLNSQGADRGTQYRSVIYYYNDVQKEKAVVSIAKAQKEWEDPIVTELSSAPEFFAAEGYHQNYYTEHPTQGYCYAVIAPKIQKFMVKFGDKVKW
- a CDS encoding ArsS family sensor histidine kinase — its product is MRHSIFLRITLFFIITLIAMGIGFYFLNQKLTQEHTKKLELEAGNLLLVLRKSIVLDLPERRSFLQEQGYSVTEPHPDLIKTLDNALTAVPENYPEAIKDSLKEGRIRILKDENHLYVYLTKAAPPLLLIKTDVAHQSLWPAALFATLTLALLLLYWLIIRTLFPLKTLIHSITHYGKEGVYIPIKSDKKDEISLVSRTLDSAMDKNQTLLEARRLFLRNIMHELKTPITVGKLALPFLKNKEEKSILERAFLRMEHLIAELVKVEQITSGALAPHLQECDPKILIEKGQTLLFLSDDILDLQLSGIPIYADCEVLVTVFKNLIDNAIKYSSDGKVTIVQNEKNILFYNRGEPWESGCTLQTLCEPFFHHHENTQSFGLGLYLVKSILDAHNFALHYRYVEGRHCFEVICFNPLLPHD